One stretch of Pseudomonadota bacterium DNA includes these proteins:
- the fabF gene encoding beta-ketoacyl-ACP synthase II, protein MRRVVVTGLGLVTPLGSGVAHCWDRLIKSESGIGSIDKFDVSDLPAKIAAHVPTGDGPGDFDALKYISNKDTRRMDQFIIFALGAAIQAVEDSGWKPESEEEQDRTGVMIGSGIGGLQTIEKGAILVHEHGPRKLSPFFIPSSLINLASGHISIKYGFKGPNHSVVTACSTGAHAIGDASRLIMLEDADVMVAGGAEAGICRLGIAGFSASRALSTNFNDEPKRGSRPWDRARDGFVMGEGSGVVVLEEYEHAKKRGAKIYAEILGYGMSGDAYHITAPAPDGAGGFKSMSRALKSAGLNTSDIDYVNAHGTSTPLGDEIELNAVKRLFGSDADHISMSSTKSSIGHLLGAAGSVECIFSILAIQNDIVPPTLNLEDPSEGCDLDLVPLVAKERKVSRAMSNSFGFGGTNATLIVGEVT, encoded by the coding sequence ATGAGACGCGTGGTTGTTACAGGTTTGGGCCTCGTAACGCCGCTTGGTAGCGGCGTCGCCCACTGTTGGGATCGCTTGATCAAATCTGAATCCGGCATCGGCAGCATCGATAAATTCGATGTTTCCGATCTGCCCGCTAAGATCGCTGCGCATGTGCCGACCGGCGACGGGCCCGGCGATTTTGATGCACTCAAATACATCTCGAACAAAGACACCAGGCGGATGGACCAGTTCATCATCTTCGCGCTTGGCGCCGCAATCCAGGCGGTAGAGGATTCGGGCTGGAAGCCCGAGAGCGAGGAAGAGCAGGACCGCACCGGAGTCATGATCGGCTCCGGCATTGGCGGTTTGCAAACCATCGAGAAGGGCGCGATTCTCGTGCATGAGCACGGCCCGCGCAAGCTCAGCCCATTTTTTATCCCCTCCAGCCTGATCAATCTCGCGTCCGGCCATATTTCGATAAAATACGGCTTCAAAGGGCCCAATCATTCCGTCGTGACGGCATGCTCCACCGGCGCCCATGCCATTGGCGACGCATCGCGTTTAATTATGCTGGAAGATGCCGACGTCATGGTGGCGGGCGGTGCCGAAGCCGGTATCTGCCGCCTCGGAATTGCCGGCTTCTCGGCCTCGCGGGCGCTGTCGACCAATTTCAACGATGAGCCCAAGCGCGGCTCACGGCCCTGGGATAGGGCGCGCGACGGATTCGTCATGGGCGAGGGTTCCGGTGTGGTGGTACTCGAAGAGTATGAGCACGCCAAAAAGCGCGGCGCTAAAATCTACGCCGAGATTCTCGGCTATGGCATGAGTGGCGACGCGTATCATATCACCGCACCCGCACCGGACGGGGCTGGTGGTTTCAAATCTATGAGCCGGGCGCTGAAGAGTGCCGGACTCAACACCAGCGACATCGATTATGTGAATGCCCACGGCACGTCCACGCCGCTTGGTGACGAGATCGAATTGAACGCGGTCAAGCGCCTGTTCGGGTCCGATGCAGATCACATCTCGATGTCGTCGACGAAATCCTCGATCGGCCATCTGTTAGGCGCCGCCGGCAGCGTTGAATGCATCTTTTCGATCCTGGCTATCCAGAACGACATCGTTCCGCCCACGCTCAACCTCGAGGACCCGTCCGAGGGCTGCGACCTGGATCTTGTGCCGCTGGTCGCCAAGGAGCGGAAAGTGAGCCGCGCCATGTCGAATTCATTTGGATTTGGCGGGACCAACGCTACTTTGATCGTCGGCGAGGTCACTTAA
- a CDS encoding N-acetyltransferase, with the protein MRPGPRIAGVRGATAKIKSLARVATCRYVLRRDDQLLQTATTTRFDAFPGIAHDGDIRGARLRPHHIPSSKVRAMFEISFEGPLDGPAIEILLDAAFGPERHARPSYRLRDGIPPVAELCFVARRDADILGTIRFWPLAIPGTQSALLLGPIAVAAAHGNLGLGSRLIEQSLDAARTRGHDAVAAIGEARYLSRFGFRPAREFSLEFPTDVAAERFHALELQPDALRGCSGMLTRAGE; encoded by the coding sequence TTGCGCCCTGGCCCGCGCATTGCCGGAGTTCGCGGCGCCACAGCAAAAATAAAATCGCTTGCCCGCGTCGCCACTTGCCGCTATGTCCTGCGCCGCGATGACCAGTTACTTCAAACAGCGACGACGACGCGCTTCGACGCCTTCCCAGGCATAGCGCACGACGGAGATATCCGTGGTGCGCGCTTGCGTCCGCACCACATTCCATCGTCGAAAGTTCGTGCCATGTTTGAAATTTCCTTCGAAGGGCCGTTGGACGGCCCGGCCATTGAAATATTGTTGGATGCCGCCTTCGGACCTGAGCGTCATGCCCGGCCCTCCTATCGCCTGCGCGACGGGATCCCCCCGGTTGCCGAGCTGTGCTTTGTCGCCCGCCGCGACGCCGACATCCTCGGCACGATTCGATTCTGGCCGCTCGCCATCCCGGGCACGCAATCGGCGCTCCTTCTCGGCCCCATCGCGGTGGCGGCGGCGCACGGTAATCTTGGCCTTGGCAGCCGATTGATTGAACAAAGCCTTGATGCCGCGCGCACGCGCGGCCATGACGCCGTGGCGGCTATTGGAGAAGCGCGCTATCTCAGCCGTTTCGGGTTTCGCCCAGCGCGTGAATTTTCTCTCGAATTCCCGACCGACGTGGCGGCTGAGCGATTTCATGCCTTGGAACTGCAGCCGGATGCTTTGCGCGGTTGCAGCGGCATGCTGACAAGGGCGGGCGAATAA
- the mltG gene encoding endolytic transglycosylase MltG, whose amino-acid sequence MALAAPYRRALIWIVVSTAVVAAVILAVWIYLDQNFESANGLESPRTVILAPGSGVWDIAEALYAAGVLEDPNVFALGIWRSGHGGALKAGEYEFQPGITPREAMEILLAGKALDYRLTIPEGLTSAEIMRLLEDAEALDGDVTEIPREGALLPETYFYRRGDSRADMIRRMEAGMQSALAELWPNRAEGLPFDTPEQALVLASIVEKETARTDERRQVAGVFVNRLRNNMRLQSDPTVIFAVTGGDVALGRPLSKADLAFDSPFNTYRHSGLPPEPIAHPGRGSLAAVLNPLATDALYFVADGSGGHAFAATLEEHNKNVARWRKLQKQNIAPKP is encoded by the coding sequence ATGGCTTTGGCCGCACCGTATCGGCGCGCGCTAATCTGGATTGTCGTATCCACCGCCGTTGTTGCTGCCGTCATCCTTGCCGTCTGGATATATCTCGACCAAAATTTCGAATCGGCCAATGGGCTGGAGTCTCCGCGCACCGTGATACTCGCACCCGGGAGCGGTGTTTGGGATATCGCCGAAGCGCTTTATGCAGCCGGCGTCTTAGAAGATCCCAACGTATTCGCCCTTGGCATTTGGCGCAGTGGACACGGCGGCGCCTTGAAAGCCGGCGAGTATGAATTTCAGCCCGGTATCACGCCGCGCGAGGCGATGGAAATACTGCTCGCGGGAAAAGCCCTGGACTACCGCCTGACAATACCCGAGGGCTTAACCAGCGCCGAAATTATGCGCCTACTCGAAGACGCCGAGGCGCTCGACGGTGACGTGACCGAAATTCCACGCGAGGGTGCGCTTCTCCCAGAGACCTATTTTTACCGCCGTGGAGACAGCCGGGCGGACATGATCCGTCGCATGGAAGCCGGGATGCAAAGCGCGTTGGCTGAGCTTTGGCCCAACCGCGCCGAGGGTTTGCCGTTTGATACGCCGGAGCAGGCGCTGGTGCTGGCCTCCATCGTCGAGAAAGAAACCGCCCGAACCGACGAGCGCCGGCAAGTGGCCGGGGTATTCGTCAATCGGTTGCGCAACAACATGCGTCTCCAATCCGATCCGACGGTGATCTTCGCAGTGACCGGTGGTGACGTAGCCCTAGGGCGCCCCTTGAGCAAAGCCGACCTGGCCTTTGACAGCCCGTTCAACACCTATCGGCATAGCGGCCTGCCGCCCGAGCCGATTGCCCATCCCGGGCGTGGTTCGCTGGCGGCTGTGCTGAATCCCCTGGCCACCGACGCGCTTTATTTTGTCGCCGATGGCAGCGGCGGGCATGCCTTCGCGGCAACCCTGGAGGAGCATAATAAAAATGTGGCGCGCTGGCGTAAATTGCAGAAACAGAATATTGCGCCAAAGCCGTAA
- the fabD gene encoding ACP S-malonyltransferase produces the protein MQRAFVFPGQGSQKVGMGQDLAQAFAAAREVFEEVDEALGEKLSATIFNGPDEELRLTRNTQPALMAMSMAVIRVIEQESGQKVAALAAAVAGHSLGEYSALAVAGAISLPDAARLLRLRGDAMQRAVPVGEGAMTALLGADLAVAEEIAAEATSDPASAEVCTLANDNAPGQVVLSGSKAAIDRAIVLAGEKGVRKAVLLPVSAPFHCPLMAPAAEAMATALANVDIRPPSVPVFANVSARPVYEPDKIRDLLVRQVTAMVRWRECVAAMAAEGVEMLVETGAGTVLKSLTRRIDPELNAVAVGGIDEIESFLKSL, from the coding sequence GTGCAGCGAGCATTCGTGTTTCCCGGACAGGGGTCGCAAAAGGTTGGAATGGGGCAGGATTTGGCGCAGGCATTCGCCGCCGCGCGTGAGGTTTTCGAAGAAGTGGACGAAGCTCTGGGAGAGAAACTCTCAGCCACGATATTTAACGGTCCCGATGAGGAATTGCGCCTAACAAGGAACACCCAGCCGGCGTTGATGGCGATGTCCATGGCTGTGATCCGGGTTATCGAGCAAGAAAGCGGGCAAAAGGTCGCGGCGCTAGCCGCCGCAGTGGCCGGACACTCCCTAGGTGAATATTCTGCCCTGGCTGTGGCAGGCGCGATTTCCCTTCCAGATGCCGCGCGCCTCCTTCGGTTGCGCGGAGATGCCATGCAGCGCGCGGTGCCAGTGGGCGAAGGTGCGATGACGGCGCTGTTGGGCGCCGATTTGGCCGTGGCCGAAGAAATCGCCGCCGAAGCCACGAGCGATCCGGCCTCGGCTGAAGTGTGTACGCTGGCCAATGACAACGCACCCGGACAGGTCGTACTCAGCGGTAGCAAGGCGGCAATTGACCGCGCCATCGTGCTCGCCGGCGAGAAGGGCGTGCGCAAGGCGGTTCTCCTGCCGGTTAGTGCGCCATTTCACTGCCCATTGATGGCACCTGCCGCCGAAGCCATGGCCACGGCCCTGGCGAATGTCGATATTCGCCCACCTTCGGTTCCAGTATTCGCCAATGTCAGTGCCCGTCCGGTGTATGAGCCCGATAAGATTCGCGATCTCCTGGTACGCCAAGTGACAGCCATGGTTCGGTGGCGGGAATGCGTGGCGGCGATGGCCGCCGAGGGGGTCGAAATGCTGGTCGAGACCGGTGCTGGAACTGTCTTGAAGAGTCTAACGCGGCGCATCGACCCGGAATTGAACGCGGTTGCCGTGGGCGGCATCGATGAAATTGAGAGTTTTCTAAAGTCATTGTGA
- the fabG gene encoding 3-oxoacyl-[acyl-carrier-protein] reductase, with protein sequence MFDLTGKRALVTGATGGIGAAIARALHAQGAEVALSGSRQTVLDQQVADFGTRAHAVPCDLKDTQSVEGLMGRATEAMGGMEVLVHCAGITRDNLALRMKDEEWQDVIDINLGVGFRLARASLRGMMKARWGRILFVTSVVGATGNPGQANYAASKSGLTGLAKALAAEVASRGVTVNCVAPGFIDTAMTEALNEAQRERIVAAIPAAHIGAVTDVAAGCVYLASDEAAYVTGQTLHINGGMAMF encoded by the coding sequence ATGTTTGATCTGACGGGTAAACGGGCGTTGGTGACGGGTGCGACTGGCGGCATCGGTGCGGCAATTGCGCGCGCTTTGCACGCCCAGGGCGCCGAAGTGGCGTTGTCCGGCAGCCGGCAAACGGTGCTGGATCAACAAGTGGCGGATTTCGGGACGCGCGCCCATGCGGTACCTTGTGATCTGAAAGACACGCAATCGGTCGAGGGCCTGATGGGCCGCGCCACCGAGGCGATGGGCGGCATGGAGGTCTTGGTCCATTGTGCCGGCATTACCCGCGATAATCTGGCTCTCAGAATGAAGGATGAGGAATGGCAGGATGTGATAGACATCAATTTGGGCGTGGGTTTCAGGTTGGCGCGGGCGTCTCTTCGCGGCATGATGAAAGCGCGTTGGGGACGGATTCTATTCGTTACATCCGTTGTCGGCGCCACCGGAAATCCGGGGCAGGCCAATTACGCCGCTTCTAAATCCGGTCTGACTGGATTGGCTAAGGCGCTGGCGGCCGAAGTCGCCAGCCGCGGCGTGACGGTGAATTGCGTCGCCCCGGGGTTTATCGATACCGCAATGACGGAAGCCCTGAATGAGGCCCAGCGCGAGCGAATCGTCGCAGCGATTCCGGCGGCGCATATCGGTGCGGTGACTGACGTGGCGGCCGGTTGTGTTTATCTCGCCAGCGACGAAGCGGCCTACGTGACCGGCCAGACCCTACATATCAACGGCGGTATGGCGATGTTTTGA
- the rpsR gene encoding 30S ribosomal protein S18, with translation MSEGRGGGRGGNDGPRFGDSERSGGRGGPREGGGDAGSGAFPRRPFFRRRKSCPFSGANAPKIDYKDTKMLSRFLSERGKIVPSRITAVSIKKQRELARAIKRARHLALLPYVVK, from the coding sequence GTGTCAGAAGGCCGCGGCGGCGGACGCGGCGGAAACGACGGACCACGCTTTGGTGACTCAGAACGGTCTGGCGGACGCGGCGGACCGCGCGAAGGTGGCGGAGACGCAGGTTCGGGGGCATTTCCTCGCAGGCCGTTTTTTCGCCGGCGCAAATCCTGCCCGTTCAGTGGGGCAAACGCGCCAAAGATCGATTACAAAGACACCAAGATGTTGTCCCGGTTCCTGTCCGAGCGCGGGAAGATTGTGCCTAGCCGCATTACTGCCGTATCCATCAAGAAGCAGCGCGAATTGGCCCGCGCGATCAAGCGGGCCCGTCATTTGGCGCTCCTCCCTTACGTCGTAAAATAA
- a CDS encoding acyl carrier protein, which yields MSDDISARVKKIVVEHLGVDEDKVTDGASFIDDLGADSLDTVELVMAFEEEFGCEIPDDAAEKILTVKDAVNYIEQIT from the coding sequence ATGAGTGATGATATCTCGGCACGGGTAAAGAAGATCGTCGTCGAACATTTGGGCGTCGATGAAGATAAAGTGACCGATGGCGCGAGTTTTATTGATGATCTGGGCGCTGATAGCCTCGATACGGTAGAACTTGTCATGGCCTTCGAAGAAGAGTTCGGGTGCGAGATTCCGGATGACGCTGCGGAGAAAATCCTGACCGTCAAAGACGCGGTCAACTACATCGAGCAAATCACCTGA
- the gmk gene encoding guanylate kinase has translation MKEAVGGAGNNASGPLARRGILFVLSSPSGAGKTSIARRLLELEPGTRMSVSATTRPKRRDELNGRDYHFVSQAKFDQMVEQGGFLEHAEVFGHSYGTPRDQVEEMLAAGYDVIFDIDWQGAQQLAHAAAFDVLRVFVLPPSLHELESRLQRRAQDSAEVVAARMAKAVDEMSHYGEYDHVIINRALDDSVDAARAILNAERTRRERYIGLDAFVHALTEERR, from the coding sequence GTGAAAGAAGCCGTAGGTGGGGCCGGAAACAACGCTTCCGGGCCGCTCGCCCGGCGCGGGATTTTGTTTGTTCTCTCGTCGCCTTCCGGCGCCGGTAAGACGTCAATCGCGCGCCGGCTGCTTGAGTTGGAACCGGGCACGCGGATGTCCGTCTCGGCGACGACCCGACCAAAGCGCCGCGACGAATTGAATGGGCGGGACTATCACTTTGTCAGCCAGGCGAAATTCGATCAGATGGTGGAACAGGGCGGGTTTCTGGAGCATGCCGAAGTGTTCGGCCATAGTTACGGCACACCGCGCGACCAGGTCGAGGAGATGCTTGCCGCCGGATATGACGTGATCTTCGATATTGATTGGCAGGGCGCGCAGCAACTGGCGCACGCGGCAGCGTTCGATGTGCTGCGCGTGTTCGTGCTGCCGCCATCGCTGCACGAGCTGGAAAGCCGCCTGCAACGCCGCGCTCAGGACAGTGCCGAGGTCGTGGCGGCGCGCATGGCGAAGGCGGTCGATGAAATGAGCCATTACGGCGAATATGATCATGTGATCATCAATCGCGCGCTTGACGACAGCGTCGACGCGGCGCGCGCCATTCTGAATGCCGAACGCACGCGCCGCGAACGCTATATTGGGCTGGATGCATTCGTCCATGCCCTGACCGAAGAGCGGCGCTGA
- a CDS encoding YicC family protein, producing the protein MTGFARAEGRDATVDWIWEAKSVNGRGLDLRCRLANGLEGLEPELRKAAMARFKRGNISINLRLTRQTGTPQVRVNRELLDEMIALAGEYRGAEGIERPGLDGLLALRGVIEPVEEIGDGGDCAARDKAIAASMTELLDELSLARAAEGASLSDIVGAQLATMESLSRRAGESAALRPEAAKARLMAQVAALLEAGAPLAEERLAQELAILAVKTDIREELDRLGTHIAAAKALVSEGGAIGRKLDFLAQELNREANTLCAKSNDAQLSDIGLDLKAVIDQFREQVQNIE; encoded by the coding sequence ATGACAGGGTTTGCCCGCGCCGAAGGGCGCGACGCGACGGTCGATTGGATTTGGGAAGCGAAGAGCGTCAACGGTCGCGGTCTCGACCTGCGCTGCCGGCTCGCCAACGGGCTGGAGGGGCTAGAACCTGAACTGCGCAAAGCCGCGATGGCGCGCTTCAAGCGCGGAAACATCTCGATAAATTTGCGCCTCACTCGCCAGACCGGAACGCCCCAAGTGCGGGTGAACCGGGAACTGCTGGACGAAATGATTGCGCTGGCCGGAGAATATCGCGGCGCCGAGGGCATCGAGCGCCCCGGGCTTGACGGTCTGCTGGCCCTGCGCGGCGTCATCGAGCCGGTCGAAGAGATCGGGGATGGCGGTGATTGCGCGGCGCGCGATAAGGCAATAGCGGCAAGCATGACGGAGCTGCTCGATGAGCTTTCGCTCGCGCGCGCGGCGGAAGGCGCCAGTCTAAGTGATATCGTTGGCGCGCAATTGGCGACGATGGAAAGCCTGAGCCGGCGCGCTGGGGAAAGTGCGGCACTTCGCCCGGAAGCGGCCAAGGCGCGGCTGATGGCACAGGTGGCGGCGCTGCTGGAGGCGGGTGCGCCGCTGGCAGAGGAGCGTCTCGCCCAAGAGCTCGCAATTCTTGCCGTAAAAACCGATATTCGTGAGGAATTGGATCGCTTGGGCACGCATATTGCCGCCGCCAAGGCGCTGGTGTCGGAGGGCGGTGCGATCGGGCGCAAGCTTGATTTTCTGGCTCAGGAACTGAACCGCGAAGCCAACACTCTGTGTGCTAAATCCAATGATGCGCAGTTGAGCGACATCGGGCTCGATCTTAAGGCGGTCATCGACCAATTTCGCGAGCAGGTGCAGAACATTGAATGA
- the rsmA gene encoding 16S rRNA (adenine(1518)-N(6)/adenine(1519)-N(6))-dimethyltransferase RsmA, protein MFVSSTTPGSTLKSLADTVSRHGLNARKSLGQHFLLDPNLCAKIARAAAPVDQVTVLEIGPGPGGLTRALLEAGARRVVAVERDQRCVAALADLVRAWPDRLEIIAADALKVDLDERLSGPVKIVANLPYNVGTALLIRWLAAPERYISLTLMFQKEVAARLTAAPGTKDYGRLSILAQWRCETRRLFDVSAKAFTPPPKVTSTVIQLVPRPVPLFPAEPAALARVTAAAFGQRRKMMRAAMKGLVADPEKFLIANGVDPRVRAEMLEIEKFCALARALPEFAAPQQK, encoded by the coding sequence ATTTTCGTGTCTAGTACGACCCCGGGCAGCACGCTAAAGAGCCTCGCTGATACGGTATCCCGCCATGGCCTGAACGCCCGCAAATCGCTCGGCCAGCATTTCCTTCTTGATCCCAACCTGTGCGCGAAAATCGCGCGCGCGGCGGCCCCTGTTGACCAGGTGACCGTGCTGGAAATTGGGCCCGGGCCCGGCGGTCTGACGCGCGCCCTGCTGGAAGCTGGCGCGCGGCGTGTCGTTGCAGTCGAGCGGGATCAGCGTTGTGTCGCGGCGCTGGCTGACCTTGTCCGCGCGTGGCCGGACCGCCTGGAAATAATTGCCGCAGATGCGCTCAAAGTAGATCTCGATGAACGCCTTTCCGGACCGGTCAAAATCGTCGCCAATTTGCCCTACAATGTCGGTACGGCGCTGTTGATCCGCTGGCTCGCGGCGCCGGAGCGTTATATCAGCCTCACTCTGATGTTCCAAAAAGAAGTCGCCGCCCGCCTGACGGCAGCGCCCGGCACGAAAGACTATGGCCGCTTATCCATCCTGGCGCAGTGGCGTTGCGAGACGCGCCGACTCTTCGATGTCAGCGCGAAGGCGTTCACGCCGCCACCGAAAGTCACGTCCACGGTGATCCAGTTAGTTCCTCGCCCCGTTCCGCTGTTCCCGGCCGAGCCTGCGGCGCTGGCCCGCGTGACCGCCGCGGCCTTCGGGCAACGGCGCAAGATGATGCGCGCCGCGATGAAAGGACTGGTCGCCGATCCCGAGAAATTTCTCATCGCCAATGGCGTCGATCCTCGGGTGCGCGCCGAAATGCTGGAAATAGAAAAATTTTGCGCCCTGGCCCGCGCATTGCCGGAGTTCGCGGCGCCACAGCAAAAATAA